The segment GATCCGGCTCGACGGGCTCAGCCGGCTCGACGGGCTCAGGCAGCTCGATCGGTTCGGCCGGCTCAGCGGGCTCGACCGGCTCGACCGGCTCGGCAGTGGACTCGGCCGACAACAGCTCACCCCGCGGCCGGCGCTCCAGCACCACCACGGCCGCCTTGGTCGGCGCGACGTTGAAGTCGGGCTCGGCCGCGGTGGGGTCCTCCCCCGGGCCGGGACCGGTCAGGAACTCGATCTCGAAGTCCTCCACCAGGTCTTCGGGACGACGGGAGGAGGCGTAGCGTCCGCACACCCGAACCAGACTGCCAGATCGCGCAGATCGCGCAGGGCAGCCCACTCGCGATAGGCATGGGGGGTGTCCCGCCCGCGCCGACGTCCCCGCCGTGTCGCCCGTCTCGTCCTCGCCGCCGGCTTCGTCGGCTCCGGACTGGACATCTTCCTGCACCCGATGAATCCGGCGCACCGCCTGCGCGGGCTCACCACGCGTCTCGCCGTCCCCGGGGGTCGCCGGCCCGACCCCGAGCTGGTGGTGCGGGCCACGGGGGTGATCCAGGCCGGCGCCGGAGGGCTGCTGGCCCTCGGCCGGGCACCCCGGCTCACGGCCCTGGTACTCGGCGTGACGGCGACGACGAACGCCTACCTGCGTCGTCCGGCGCCCGCGCAGCCTCCGGTCGGCCATCGGGCCGACTAACCTCGTGCCCATGAGCATGCCGACCTGGGCCGCCCCCACCGCCACCGGGCCGGTTCATGCCACCGTGAGCCTGCCGGGGTCGAAATCGCTCACCAACCGCTACCTGGTGTTGACCGCGCTCGCCGAGGGTCCCTCACGGCTACGGGCACCACTGCGCTCGCGCGACACCCTGCTCATGGCCCAGGCGTTGACCGCTCTCGGCCCCAGCATCGGCGACCTGCCCGCCACCGGATTCGCCGGAGCCGTTGTCACGGTGGACGACTGGCAGGTGGAGCCCGCCCCCTTGCACGGCCCCGCTCGGATCGACTGCGGCCTGGCCGGCACCGTGATGCGGTTCTTGCCGCCGGTGGCCGCCCTCGCCAAGGGTGTCGTCGAACTGGACGGCGACCCGCGCGCCCGCGAGCGGCCGATGGCGGCCGTGATCCGCGCCCTGCGCGACCTGGGGGTCGAGGTCGAGGCCGCCGCCGGTGACCACCTCCCGCTGCGGGTGTTCGGCGATGGCGCGGTGCGCGGCGGCACGATCGAGATCGACGCCTCGGCGTCCAGTCAGTTCGTCTCGGCCCTGTTGCTCGCCGCGCCGCGGTTCGCCCAGGGGCTGACGCTGCGCCATGTCGGGCCACCGATCCCCAGCCAGCCCCACGTCAGCATGACCGTCGAGGTGCTGCGCGACGCCGGAGTGGTGGTCGACGACAGCGCCGCTGACCACCAGCACGCCACCTGGCGGGTGGAACCCGGGCCGATCGGCGCGCTCGACGTCCAGGTCGAACCCGACCTGTCCAACGCGGCACCCTTCATCGCCGCGGCGCTGGTCACCGGCGGCCAGGTGCACATCCCCCACTGGCCGCAGTCGACCACCCAGGCCGGCGACGCGATGCGCGACCTGCTGGACGCCATGGGCGCCGACGTCAGCCTCCACCCCGGTGGGCTGACCGTGCGTGGTACCGGTGAGCTCTATGGCATCGACGTCGACCTGCACGATGCCAGCGAGATCGCCACGATCGTGGCAGCCCTGGCCGCACTGGCCGAGACCCCCTCGCACCTGCGGGGTCTGGCCCATGTACGCGGTCACGAGACCGATCGGCTGGCGGCCCTGCGCACCGAGATCACCAAACTGGGCGGCAACGTCACCGAGACCACCGACGGACTGGTGATCGTGCCCGCCCCGCTGCACGGCGGGGTGTTCACCACCTATGCCGACCACCGCATGGCGACCGCGGGCGCGGTGCTCGGGCTGCGCGTGCCCGGGATCCTGGTCGAGGACGTCGAGACCACGGGCAAGACCCTGCCCGGCTTCACCACGCTGTGGTCCGGCATGCTCGCCGCCGACAGCGCCGACAGCGCCGACAGCGCCGGCTGACCGGATGGCTGTGGCGCGGCGCCGACGGGACCTGGACGAGAGCGACGTCCGGGTTCGCCCCAACCGCCGCGGAACCAGGCCACGCAGCAAGGAACGGCCCGGGCACTCCGACGCCACCCCGGCCTGGGTGGTGACCGTCGACCGCGGCAGGTACACCTGTCTGTTGCTGGACCCGGATGCAGGTCCGGATGCAGGTCCGGATACCGAGGCGCTGCTGGCGGCCACCCCCCGGCCGGTGACGGCCATGAAGGCCCGCGAACTCGGGCGCTCGGCCATCGTGGTCGGCGACCGGGTGGCCCTGGTCGGCGATGTCAGTGGCGAGACCGGCTCACTGGCGCGCATCGTGCGGGTGGAGCCTCGCGAATCGGCCCTGCGGCGCAGTGCGGACGACACCGACCCGGTGGAGCGGGTGGTCGTGGCCAACGCCGACCAACTGGCCGTGGTCACGGCGTTGGCCGATCCGGAGCCCCGGCCCCGCATGGTCGACCGGTGCCTGGTCGCCGCCTACGACGCCGGTCTGAGCCCGTTGCTGATCCTGACCAAGGCCGATCTGGCTCCCGCCGAGGACTTCCTGGCCGCCTACGCGCCACTCGACGTCCCGTACGTGATCACCTCCCGCACCCGCGGTTCGGCCGAGATCACCGGGCTGAACGACGTCCGGCAGGCCGTACGCCAGAAGGTCACCGTGTTCATCGGGCACTCCGGGGTGGGCAAGTCCACGTTGGTGAACGCCTTGGTACCCGGCGCCGACCGGGCGGTGGGCCGGGTCAACGACGTCACGGGGCGCGGCCGGCACACCTCGACGTCCGCCTTGGCCCTGGCGCTGCCCCAGGGGGGCTGGGTGATCGACACCCCCGGGGTGCGCTCGTTCGGACTGGCCCACGTCGACCACGACCGGATCGTGCGGGCCTTCCCCGACCTGGCGGTGGGGACCCGGGAGTGTCCGCGGGGATGCAGCCACGACGAGCCGGAGTGCGGCCTGGACGCCTTCGTCGCCCACGGCGGTGCCGGACCTGCGGGCGAGGGCCGGCTGGAATCGCTGCGCCGGTTGTTGCGCTCACGATCCGGCGGCGACGAGGTGCCCACCGGCTCGATCTGAGCCGCTTGTCGATTCGGGATGTATGCCGCGAAGGTACAGGGACGAACGACCCACGTTCACCCCGTGTGACCCGCATACGGTCCAATCAACTCGATGCTCGCGCTCCTTGGCGCTCGTTCCCTGCTCGACCTGCGCGGGGGGTCCTTGCTCCGGGCGGTTGGTGCGCGCGCATGGCACGCTGCACGTCATCCACCGTTCCCGGCTGGAAGGACTGCCGATTCATGTTCCAGGTGCGCATCCACGGCCGAGGCGGCCAAGGCGTGGTCACCGCTGCGGAGATGTTGAGTCTGGCCGCATTCGACGAAGGGCGCTTCGCCCAAGCGTTTCCGAGCTTCGGCTCCGAACGCACCGGCGCCCCTGTGGTCAGCTTCGCCCGCATCGATGACCGTGAGATCAGACTGCGCGAACCGGTGATGCAGCCGGATGCACTGATCATCCAGGACCCCACCCTGCTCCACCAGGTCGACGTCTTCAGCGGCTTGGCGCCGGACGGTTACGTCCTGATCAACTCCAAGCGGGAGTTCGCCGACCTGGGCCTGACCGACCTGTGGTCCCATCACGATCACACCCGGTTGCTGACCGTGCCGGCCGGCGAGTTCGCCCGGCAGACCGTGGGCCGGCCGATGCCGAATGCGGCTCTGCTCGGTGGGTTCGCGGCCCTGTCGGAGCTGATCTCGTTCCAATCCGTGGCCGACGCGATCCGGCACACCTTCCCCGGTGAGATGGGCGAACGCAATGTCGAGGCGGCGCACCTGGCCTACGACCACGTCACGAACGAAGTGAGGGAGCTGGCGCATGTTCCGGCAGGTTGAGGGGTCCCGGGCTGTCGCCGAGGCGGTGGCCGCGTGCCGTCCCGACGTCATCTGCGCCTATCCGATCTCACCGCAGACCCACATCGTCGAGGCCCTCTCGCAGTTGGTGAAGAGCGGGCAACTGACACCGTGCGAGTACGTCAACGTCGAGAGCGAGTTCGCCGCCATGTCGGTGGCGATCGGCTCGTCGGCCTCCGGCGCACGCACCTACACCGCCACCGCGAGCCAGGGCCTGCTGTTCATGGTCGAGGCGGTCTACAACGCCTCAGGGCTCGGGCTGCCGATCGTCATGACGGTGGCCAACCGGGCGATCGGTGCGCCCATCAACATCTGGAACGACCACAGTGACGCGATGTCGCAGCGTGACTCGGGCTGGATCCAGCTGTACGCCCGCACCAACCAGGAGGCCGCGGACCTGCACGTGCAGGGATTCCGGCTGGCCGAGGAGCTCTCGATCCCGGTCATGGTCTGCATGGACGGGTTCATCCTGACGCACGCGGTGGAGCGGGTCGACATCCCCGAACAGGCCGATGTCGACGCCTTCCTGCCGCCGTTCGAACCGCGCCAGGTGCTCGATCCGGCCGACCCGGTCTCGATCGGTGCCATGGTCGGCCCCGAGGCCTTCACCGAGGTGCGCTACCTGGCCCACGCCAAGCAGATGCAGGCCCTGGAACTCATCCCGCGGATCGCGGCAGAGTTCGCCGGGGTGTTCGGTCGCGACAGCGGTGGCCTGGTTCATCCCTACCGGTGCGAGGATGCCGAGACCATCGTGGTGGCCCTCGGCTCGGTGCTCGGCACCATCGAGGACGTCGTCGACGCCGAACGCGAGCGAGGTGTCTCGGTGGGCGCGCTCGGCATCGGCTCGTTCCGCCCCTTCCCGCTGGACGCCGTCCGTGAGGCACTGGCCGGTGCCCGCCGCGTCGTGGTGGTCGAAAAGGCTCTCTCGGTAGGGATCGGCGGGCCGGTCTCGTCGAACGTCCGCACCGCACTGGCCGGGCTGGACATCCCGACGACGACGGTCATCGCCGGCCTCGGCGGCCGCCCGATCACCCGATCGTCGCTGCACGAGATGCTGGCCCAGTCCCGCGCCGACGAGCTCGAACCCCTGACCTTCCTGGACATGAACTGGGATGTCGTCAACCGCGAGCTCGGCCGGCAGCAGGAACGCCGCCGCTCCGGACCCGAGGCGGAGAACATCCTGCGGGACATCGGAACCGTCGCGGCCGGACCGGTCTGAGATGCACGAAGGGCGAGGAGAGACGACATGACCGTGCCGCAGATCCAACAGCAGGTGAAGTTCTACCAGGTCGGCAGTTTTGCGATCGGCAACCGGCTGGTCGAGGCCGAACAGCGTTCGGTGCAGTCGACCTCGGAGCGGGCCAACGCGCTCACCTCCGGCCACCGCGCCTGCCAGGGATGTGGTGAGGCCCTGGGCGCCCGGTATGCCATGGACGCCGCGATGCACGCCACGGACGGGCAGATGGTGGCGGTCAACGCCACCGGATGTCTCGAGGTGTTCTCGACCCCGTACCCCGAGACCTCCTGGCAGATCCCCTGGCTGCACTCGCTGTTCGGCAATGCCCCCGCCGTGGCCACCGGGGTTTCCGCGGCGCTGAAGGTCCGCGCCGCCAAGGACCTGGCCCGGGGCATCGGCGACGGCAAACCCAGTGTGCGCGTGGTGGCCCAGGGCGGCGACGGCGGAACCGTCGACATCGGATTCGGGTGCCTGTCGGGCATGTTCGAGCGCAACGACGACGTGCTCTACATCTGCTACGACAACGAGGCCTACATGAACACCGGGGTGCAGCGCAGCGGCGCCACCCCACCGGCGGCCCGCACCATGACCACTCAGGCCGTCGGCAGCGACCCCGGCGCCCCGTTCGGGCAGGGCAAGAACGTGCCCCGGATCGCCATGGCCCACGAGATCCCGTACGTGGCCACGGCGACTGTCGCTGATCTGCGCGATCTGGAGTACAAGGTGCACAAGGCGATGGGCATGCACGGCGCCCGCTACATCCATGTCCTGGTGCCCTGCCCGCTGGGTTGGGGCAGCGCTGCGGGCCTCACCGTGCAGGTGGCGCGCGCCGCCACCCAGAGCGGGTTGTTCCCCGTGTTCGAGGCCGAGGGCGGCGAGGTCACCGGGTCGGCGAAGATCCGCCGGAGGATCCCGGTGGAGGACTACCTGCGCATGCAGAAGCGTTACGCGCACCTCTTCTCGCCCGCCGTCCGCGAGGACGTGATCGATCGGCTCCAGGCCCAGGCCGACAAGAACATCGCCCGCTACGGGCTGTTGGATTCCGACGAGGGTGAGGCCTGATCATGGAGAAGCCGTTCGCGATCACCCTGGACACCGGTTCCAGCCTGGCCAACCGCACCGGCTCGTGGCGCACCGAACGCCCGGTCTACGTCGACCGGATGCCACCCTGCAACGACGCCTGCCCGGCCGGGGAGAACATTCAGAAGTGGTTGTACGCCGCCGAGTCCGGTGACGTCGCCGACAACCCGGACGACGCCAAGGGCGGCAACGGCTACGAGGCCGCGTGGCGTCAGATCATGCAGGACAACCCGCTGCCCGGCGTGATGGGCCGGGTCTGCTATCACCCGTGTGAGACCTCCTGCAATCGGGCCGGGGTGGACGAGGCGGTCGGCATCAACGGCGTCGAGCGCTTCCTGGGCGACCTGGCGATCGAGCGCGGCTGGACCATCGAGCCGCCGACCACCACCACCGGCAAGCGGGTGCTCGTGGTCGGTGCCGGGCCGTCCGGTCTGAGCGCCGCGTACCACCTGCGCCGCATGGGCCACGAGGTCGAGATCCGCGAGGCCGGTCCGTTGGCCGGCGGCATGATGCGCTTCGGCATCCCGAAGTACCGCCTGCCCCGCGAGGTCCTCGAGGCCGAGGTCGCCCGCATCACGGGCATGGGCGTCGTCCTGACCCTGAATCACAAGGTCGAGGACCTGCAGGCCGAGTTGTCCGGCGGCGACGGGTCGCCCGGGTTCGATGCGGCCTTCCTCGCGGTGGGTGCCCACATCGGCAAGCGGGCCTACATCCCGGCCGGCGAGAGCACCCACATCCTGGACGCGGTCAGCCTGCTGCGCTCGATGGAGGGCGAGGACAAGCCCTACCTGGGACGCCGCGTGGTGATCTATGGCGGTGGCAACACCGCGATGGACGCCGCGCGGACGGCCAAGCGACTCGGCGCCACCGACGCGATCGTGGTCTACCGCCGCACCCGTGACCGGATGCCGGCCCACGACATCGAGGTCGAGGAGGCCCTCGAAGAGGGCGTCATGATGCGCTGGCTCTCGACCGTGAAGCGGGCCGAGGAGGGCAAGCTCGTCGTCGAGAAGATGGAACTCGACGAATCCGGCTTCCCCCAGCCCACCGGCGAGACCGAGGAGCTCGAGGCCGACACGCTGGTGCTGGCCCTGGGCCAGGACGTCGACCTGGGGCTGCTGCAGAACGTGCCCGGTCTGGACGTGACCGACGGGGTGGTGCAGGTGGGCACCAACCTGATGACCGGTGCCCCCGGCATCTTCGCCGGCGGCGACATGGTGCCCAGCGAGCGCACGGTGACCGTCGCGGTGGGCCACGGCAAGAAGGCCGCCCGGCACATGGACGCCTACCTGCGCGGCACGACGTACGACCCGGGGCCACGCAAGCCGCTGGCCACGCTGGACCGGCTCAACAACTGGTACTACGCCGACGCACCCAAGACCGTGCGGCCCACGCTGGACGCGGTTCGCCGGCGCGCGACGTTCGACGAGGTGGTCGGTGGCCTGGACGCCGGGAGTGCGCTGTTCGAGGCTCGACGCTGCATGTCGTGCGGTAACTGCTTCGGCTGCGACAACTGCTACGGGGTCTGCCCGGACAACGCCGTGATCAAGGTGGCCGCCAACGCCACCTACGAGATCGATCTGGACTACTGCAAGGGCTGCAGCCTGTGCATGCACGAGTGCCCCTGCGGGGCGATCGAGATGCAGGCCGAGCAGACCTGACCTCGGTGATCAGGCAATCGGTGCACATCCGATGTATCGGATGTGCACCGATTGCCTGATCACCACCAGTAGGGCGCACTGCGTGACACCTCGGTGGCGCATTGCGTGACCCATCAGGTTCTAGAACCATGGTGCGATGGCCGGTACTACCGCGGCAGCGGGACAACTGAGGTGTCGAAAGAACGCACATCTCGCCAGGAGCTCCCGATGAAGCGCACCGCCCTGTTGACCGTCGCCGCCGCCATCGCCGCCGTCCCCGCCATCCTGGGGGTCGCCGGCAACGACACCTTCAGCCAGCGGGTGCCGGCGATGATCCCGGCCGGGGCCTCCGTGGTGCCCACCGCCTCACCCAGCGACGACGCCGCGTCGCGTTCGACCTCCTCCCCCACCAGCCACTCGGCCACCGATGACCACAGCGGCGGATCCACGGGCGGCGGGCACGGCTCGGACGACGGCACCAGCAGCAGCCGGTCGACGACCACGTCGACCCGCAGTGCCACGACCGACGACCACGGCAGCGGTACCGAGACCGGCGACGACTCCGGCGGTCACGGCGGCAACTCCGGCTCCGGCAAGTCCGGCTCCGGCAAGTCCGGCTCCGGCAAGTCCGGGTCGGACAACTCCGGGTCGGACAAGTCCGGGTCGGGCAACTCGGGGTCGGACAACTCGGGGTCGGACAACTCCGGTAAGGGCAAGGGATGAGCACCCCCACCGACGAGGACTCCCCGGTCGAGGCCCTGCCCTGGCGGACCCTGACCACAGGGGACTCCGCCCGTGCCGAGAGCGAGCCGGTCGAGGTGCGGCGTGTCGTCCTGCAGGTGATCGGTGCCGCGCTGGCCGTGCTGGTCTTGGTCGGCGCCGTCGGTGTGGTCGTGGTGCGGAGCATGGCCGAGCGCGAGGCGCTCAACGACGCCTCTCACCTCACCGATCAGCTGGCCCGTGCGGTGGTGATGCCCGCCCTGGAGGACGCCCTGATCGACGGTGACGCCGCCGCCCGGCAGCGGCTCGATGTCGTGGTTCGCGAGCGGGTGTTGTCCAACGACTTCGTCCGGGTGAAGATCTGGTCCCCCGACGGCGTGGTGTTGTACTCCGACGAGACCGCCCTGATCGGTGAGACGTTCCCGCTCGGCGAGGAACAACGCGCCGTCCTCGCCGTACCGGCCACGGTGGCCGAGGTGAGCGACCTGGCCCCCCAGGAGAATCGCCTCGAACGCGACCAGGGCCGTCTGGTCGAGGTGTACCGGCCCGTGTGGACGCCCACCGGCAAGCCGTTGTTGTTCGAGACCTACACCGACTACGGCACCGTGACCGACCGCACCGTCAACCTGTGGCGCGGCTTCGGCGGCACGATGATCTCGACCCTGCTGCTCTTCGTCGTCCTGATGACTCCCCTGCTCTGGGCCCTGCTCGACCGGCTGCGCCGGGCACGCGTGTCCCGCGAGCTGCTGCTGCAGCACGCCATCGACGCCTCGCAGGACGAGCGGCGTCGCATCGCGGCCGACCTGCACGACGGGGTCGTGCAGGAACTGGTCGCCGCATCGCTGTTGGTCTCGGGTGCCACCGAACGTGCCTCGGCTCGCGGCGACGGCGAACAGGCCGCTCACCTGCGCTCCGCAGCGAGTGCCGTGCGGGCGAGCGTCGCCTCGCTGCGCACCTTGTTGGTGGACATCTACCCGCCCAACCTCACCAGCGCCGGTCTGGCGGTCGCGCTGGAGGACCTCGGCGCCGGCCTCCGCGGCCGGGGTATCGAGGTGATCGTCGACGTCGACCCCGACGCACCGACCCACCTGGACGAACAGCGGCAACGCCTGGTGTACCGCACCACCCAGGAGTGTCTGCGGAACATCCTCAAGCACTCCGGCGCGGGCCGAGCCGAGGTCTCGCTGCACGCCGAGGGCGCCCTGGTGGTGCTCGAGGTGGCCGATGACGGCGCCGGGGTCAGCCAGGCCGCCCTCGACGGGACGGCGACCCAGGGCCACTTCGGCCTGCGTCTGCTCGCCGATCTGGCGAGCGAACACGGCGCCACGCTGCGTGTGTCCACTGCCCCGGCCCGGGGCACCCGATGGCGGTTGGAGATCACCCCGTGAGCGAGAGCACCCAGCCCGCCGTCCGCGTCGTCCTGGTGGACGACCACGCCCTGGTGCGGGCCGGCCTGGCCGCGCTGCTGGACGGCAGCGGGCAGGTGAGCGTGGTCGGACAGGCCGCCGACGGTGCCCGAGCGGTCGAGCTGGTCACCGAGATGAGCCCCGATGTGGTGCTGATGGACCTGTCGATGCCGGTGATGGACGGCATCGCCGCCACCCGGGCCGTGCTCGAGGCCAGGCCCGGGACGGCAGTGGTCATCCTGACCTCATTCGCCGAGCAACCCCGGGTGCGCGGCGCCATCGACGCCGGAGCGGTCGGCTTCCTGCTCAAGGACTCCGAGCCGGGTGAGCTGGTCGCCGGTGTGCTGGCCGCGGCGCGCGGCGAGGCCCCGCTGGACCCCCGGGTGACCAAGGCGCTGCTGCCGGGAGCCGGGCAGCCGGCCGGTGAACGGCTCAGTCCCCGAGAGCGCGAGGTGCTCGCCCTGGTGGGTGAGGGCATGGCGAACAAGCAGATCGCCCGAGCACTGGGCATCGCCGAGCGCACGGTCAAGGTGCACCTGAACAGCGTGTTCCGCCAGTTGGGCGTCGGCGATCGGACGTCGGCGGCGCTGTGGGCTCGGGAGCACCTCGGGTCCTGGTGACCCGGGCCGGACGACGCGGCGAGCCGGCTACTTGGCGACCGCCTCGCCACCCTCGCCGATGGCCTTGGTGTTGGCGATGATGTCCTTCCACACCATCGTGGCGCCGCTGTGCCCGACATAGGCGGTCAGCGCGATGGTGCCGACGGCACCCACGAGGGCCAGGCCGGCCACGACCTTGGCCAGGGTCGGTCGAGTGCGGGTGTACCAGATCACCAGGGCACCCAGGAACAGCGCGATCGCCAGCGGCACCAGCTTCTCGCCCCACTCGGCGTGGTCGTGCAGCTCGGCGGGCCGGCTCAGCTGCTCCACCCGGCGCTCGAGGCTCTCACCCGACTGCACGGCCGTGATCGCAGCCACCACCACCGCGCCGTTCAGCACCGCGAGGTAGGGAGCCAAGCGTCGCCAGCCGGGAATCGCTGCCACGGCCACCGTGAGAACGGCCGCGAGGGGCAGCAGGATGACCACGGCGTGGACCACCAGAGGATGTAGGGGCAACCCCAACACGGTGTCGAACACGAGAACCCTCGTTCCTGTCGGCAAGCCGGCGTACCGGCCCTGGCGGATCGCCTGATCCGGGGATGACAATACGTCGCCTGATACGTCAGTCAACCGCAGGCCCGCCGCGTTCACCGGAGAAATGGCCGGACAGGGCGGTAGCGTCGAGCCGGCATCGACCCGGGGTTGACCCCGGATCTACCAGCACACTCGGACCGGCAGTGCCGCGGCCCGACACCGAGCACACCCGAGGAGCGACGTGGCCGGCTATGACGATGATCTGCGGCTCGCACTGGTGATCGCCGACATGGTCGACGCCCACACCACGTCCCGGTTCCAGTCCGTCGATCTGCACGTCGAGACCAAGCCCGACCTGACGCCGGTGAGCGATGCCGACCGCACCGCCGAAGAGATCATCCGCGGCCAGCTGAAGCGCAGCCGCCCCCGGGACGCGGTGGTCGGCGAGGAGTTCGCCCCGACGGGCCACGGCGTCCGGCGCTGGGTGGTCGACCCGATCGACGGCACCAAGAACTTCGTGCGCGGCGTCCCGGTCTGGGCCACCCCTGATCGCCCTCATGGTGGAGGACGAGGTGGTGCTGGGCGTGGTGTCCGCGCCCGCGCTGAACCGACGATGGTGGGCGGCCCAGGGCACCGGCGCCTGGACCGGACGCAGCCTGTCCTCGGCGCGGCGGCTGACGGTCTCGGGTGTCGGCAAGGTCGGGGACGCCTCGCTGTCGTACTCCTCGTACGAGTCCTGGGAGGACCTGGACCGAGGCGATCAGTTCCGCAGCCTGACCCGCGCCGTCTGGCGCAGCAGGGCCTACGGCGACTTCTGGTCCTACATGTTGGTCGCCGAGGGGGCGGTCGACATCGCCACCGAGCCGGAGCTCATGCTCTACGACATGGCGGCGTTGGTGCCCGTGGTCACCGAGGCAGGTGGACGATTCACGTCACTCGACGGCGCGGACGGCTGCTCGGGCGGGAACGCCTTGGCCACCAACGGGTTGCTGCACGACGAGGTGCTCGCGGTGCTCGCCCCGCGCGGGTCCGACCCGGCATAGCGAGCCCGGGCGCGCCACCAGACCAGCACCCGGGGAGCGAGCAGCAGCGCATAGAGATCGAACCAGCCGTACCCCCCAGCGGCGCCGGAGGGTGGATTGCCCTGACCGATCAGCCCCAGAACGGGGTCGACCTCGGCCCAGGTCCAGGTACCCAGCGCCGTCCCGGTCAGTTCCAGGAAGCCGACCACGACGAAGGCGCCGACATAGAGCAGCCGGCTGCGGCCCCACCGCAGGAACGCCAGCAGGCAGAGGAACCAGAACCAGCCCAGGACGTCGTGCCGGCCCCCCAGCCCACCCATCAGGCCGATCACCGCCCAGGCACCACCGACCAGAACGGTCAGGGCGACCGCGAGGCGCGCGTGGGCGCGGACCACGGGCGAGCGCCCGATCCACAGGGCCGCGAGATAGACCAGCCCGTGACCCGGCGGCACGAACGGGGGAACGGTGCCGATCCGGTAGACGTAGGCCTCCAGCAGGGGCGAGAAGGTGTACTCCACCGCGGTGGCGAACAGCACGACCAGCCCCGTCTGCACGCGAACCAGGGCGGACTCCCGACGCAGGACACCGACCAGCACCAACCAGGTCCCGACCCCCAGCACCGCCTGCCGGGCAGGCTCGAACCAGGACGGC is part of the Kineosporiaceae bacterium genome and harbors:
- a CDS encoding DoxX family membrane protein: MSRPRRRPRRVARLVLAAGFVGSGLDIFLHPMNPAHRLRGLTTRLAVPGGRRPDPELVVRATGVIQAGAGGLLALGRAPRLTALVLGVTATTNAYLRRPAPAQPPVGHRAD
- the aroA gene encoding 3-phosphoshikimate 1-carboxyvinyltransferase, which produces MPTWAAPTATGPVHATVSLPGSKSLTNRYLVLTALAEGPSRLRAPLRSRDTLLMAQALTALGPSIGDLPATGFAGAVVTVDDWQVEPAPLHGPARIDCGLAGTVMRFLPPVAALAKGVVELDGDPRARERPMAAVIRALRDLGVEVEAAAGDHLPLRVFGDGAVRGGTIEIDASASSQFVSALLLAAPRFAQGLTLRHVGPPIPSQPHVSMTVEVLRDAGVVVDDSAADHQHATWRVEPGPIGALDVQVEPDLSNAAPFIAAALVTGGQVHIPHWPQSTTQAGDAMRDLLDAMGADVSLHPGGLTVRGTGELYGIDVDLHDASEIATIVAALAALAETPSHLRGLAHVRGHETDRLAALRTEITKLGGNVTETTDGLVIVPAPLHGGVFTTYADHRMATAGAVLGLRVPGILVEDVETTGKTLPGFTTLWSGMLAADSADSADSAG
- the rsgA gene encoding ribosome small subunit-dependent GTPase A, giving the protein MAVARRRRDLDESDVRVRPNRRGTRPRSKERPGHSDATPAWVVTVDRGRYTCLLLDPDAGPDAGPDTEALLAATPRPVTAMKARELGRSAIVVGDRVALVGDVSGETGSLARIVRVEPRESALRRSADDTDPVERVVVANADQLAVVTALADPEPRPRMVDRCLVAAYDAGLSPLLILTKADLAPAEDFLAAYAPLDVPYVITSRTRGSAEITGLNDVRQAVRQKVTVFIGHSGVGKSTLVNALVPGADRAVGRVNDVTGRGRHTSTSALALALPQGGWVIDTPGVRSFGLAHVDHDRIVRAFPDLAVGTRECPRGCSHDEPECGLDAFVAHGGAGPAGEGRLESLRRLLRSRSGGDEVPTGSI
- a CDS encoding 2-oxoacid:acceptor oxidoreductase family protein; translated protein: MFQVRIHGRGGQGVVTAAEMLSLAAFDEGRFAQAFPSFGSERTGAPVVSFARIDDREIRLREPVMQPDALIIQDPTLLHQVDVFSGLAPDGYVLINSKREFADLGLTDLWSHHDHTRLLTVPAGEFARQTVGRPMPNAALLGGFAALSELISFQSVADAIRHTFPGEMGERNVEAAHLAYDHVTNEVRELAHVPAG
- the porA gene encoding pyruvate ferredoxin oxidoreductase — encoded protein: MFRQVEGSRAVAEAVAACRPDVICAYPISPQTHIVEALSQLVKSGQLTPCEYVNVESEFAAMSVAIGSSASGARTYTATASQGLLFMVEAVYNASGLGLPIVMTVANRAIGAPINIWNDHSDAMSQRDSGWIQLYARTNQEAADLHVQGFRLAEELSIPVMVCMDGFILTHAVERVDIPEQADVDAFLPPFEPRQVLDPADPVSIGAMVGPEAFTEVRYLAHAKQMQALELIPRIAAEFAGVFGRDSGGLVHPYRCEDAETIVVALGSVLGTIEDVVDAERERGVSVGALGIGSFRPFPLDAVREALAGARRVVVVEKALSVGIGGPVSSNVRTALAGLDIPTTTVIAGLGGRPITRSSLHEMLAQSRADELEPLTFLDMNWDVVNRELGRQQERRRSGPEAENILRDIGTVAAGPV
- a CDS encoding pyruvate ferredoxin oxidoreductase, with protein sequence MTVPQIQQQVKFYQVGSFAIGNRLVEAEQRSVQSTSERANALTSGHRACQGCGEALGARYAMDAAMHATDGQMVAVNATGCLEVFSTPYPETSWQIPWLHSLFGNAPAVATGVSAALKVRAAKDLARGIGDGKPSVRVVAQGGDGGTVDIGFGCLSGMFERNDDVLYICYDNEAYMNTGVQRSGATPPAARTMTTQAVGSDPGAPFGQGKNVPRIAMAHEIPYVATATVADLRDLEYKVHKAMGMHGARYIHVLVPCPLGWGSAAGLTVQVARAATQSGLFPVFEAEGGEVTGSAKIRRRIPVEDYLRMQKRYAHLFSPAVREDVIDRLQAQADKNIARYGLLDSDEGEA
- a CDS encoding NAD(P)-binding protein, with the protein product MEKPFAITLDTGSSLANRTGSWRTERPVYVDRMPPCNDACPAGENIQKWLYAAESGDVADNPDDAKGGNGYEAAWRQIMQDNPLPGVMGRVCYHPCETSCNRAGVDEAVGINGVERFLGDLAIERGWTIEPPTTTTGKRVLVVGAGPSGLSAAYHLRRMGHEVEIREAGPLAGGMMRFGIPKYRLPREVLEAEVARITGMGVVLTLNHKVEDLQAELSGGDGSPGFDAAFLAVGAHIGKRAYIPAGESTHILDAVSLLRSMEGEDKPYLGRRVVIYGGGNTAMDAARTAKRLGATDAIVVYRRTRDRMPAHDIEVEEALEEGVMMRWLSTVKRAEEGKLVVEKMELDESGFPQPTGETEELEADTLVLALGQDVDLGLLQNVPGLDVTDGVVQVGTNLMTGAPGIFAGGDMVPSERTVTVAVGHGKKAARHMDAYLRGTTYDPGPRKPLATLDRLNNWYYADAPKTVRPTLDAVRRRATFDEVVGGLDAGSALFEARRCMSCGNCFGCDNCYGVCPDNAVIKVAANATYEIDLDYCKGCSLCMHECPCGAIEMQAEQT